From Etheostoma cragini isolate CJK2018 chromosome 10, CSU_Ecrag_1.0, whole genome shotgun sequence, the proteins below share one genomic window:
- the atox1 gene encoding copper transport protein ATOX1 produces the protein MTKHEFEVAMTCEGCSGAVTRILNKLGDVKFEIDLPKKLVWIESDKDVEVLTETLKKCGKEVKYNGTV, from the exons ATGACC AAGCACGAGTTTGAGGTGGCGATGACGTGTGAGGGATGCTCAGGAGCTGTTACCAGAATCCTCAACAAGCTGGGAG ATGTGAAGTTTGAGATCGACCTGCCTAAGAAACTGGTTTGGATCGAGTCCGACAAGGACGTGGAAGTTCTCACGGAGACACTGAAGAAATGCGGGAAGGAGGTCAAGTACAACGGCACCGTATGA